From Rutidosis leptorrhynchoides isolate AG116_Rl617_1_P2 chromosome 3, CSIRO_AGI_Rlap_v1, whole genome shotgun sequence, a single genomic window includes:
- the LOC139902662 gene encoding uncharacterized protein has translation MSSIKETTSLDHITENIFLKCRGTLQIFTTTLLSLLLPLSFLLLARLSTADYLLSLNEFPTTNTPLSVFFTLILYYIPISPLHILISILCIASLVHTLNNGRITFSHFSDLEFVRPRLYTAWIVLCALEREILMIFQIVQVCVGLGIEGSIGAGINGSSFGQERNIICSIVFFLGLHATTVYWWRTIVKPVVDDTMFGFDMEERWVERVVMGGSLGGLWWWRLRDEVESLVMVIEMKNEMDIGVSVVDLMGWWLYYLVVTIGMVRVVKCLFWFGVVLLDRKVDQVRDDNDSLRVQEKV, from the exons ATGTCTTCCATCAAGGAAACAACGAGTTTGGATCATATCACTGAAAACATTTTCTTGAAATGTAGAGGAACACTTCAAATATTCACGACCACTCTTCTTAGTCTCCTTCTCCCCCTATCCTTCCTTCTCTTAGCTCGTCTTTCAACCGCGGATTACCTTTTATCCTTGAACGAATTTCCAACCACTAACACACCGTTAAGTGTCTTCTTTACGCTCATCCTCTATTACATTCCAATTAGCCCACTTCACATACTTATTTCAATTTTATGTATTGCCTCCCTTGTTCATACCTTAAATAACGGACGGATCACATTCTCACACTTTTCTGATTTAGAATTTGTGAGACCACGATTATACACGGCATGGATTGTTCTATGCGCATTGGAG AGAGAAATTCTGATGATTTTCCAAATTGTGCAGGTTTGTGTTGGTCTTGGGATTGAAGGAAGCATAGGGGCCGGAATTAATGGTTCAAGTTTTGGTCAAGAGAGAAATATAATATGTAGCATTGTGTTTTTCCTGGGGTTGCATGCGACGACGGTATATTGGTGGAGGACAATTGTGAAACCGGTAGTGGATGACACGATGTTTGGGTTTGATATGGAGGAGAGGTGGGTAGAGAGGGTGGTTATGGGTGGTAGTTTAGGTGGTTTGTGGTGGTGGAGATTGAGAGATGAGGTGGAGTCTTTGGTGATGGTAATTGAGATGAAAAATGAAATGGATATTGGTGTTAGCGTGGTTGACTTAATGGGTTGGTGGTTGTACTATTTGGTTGTGACCATTGGTATGGTTAGGGTGGTCAAGTGTCTCTTTTGGTTCGGTGTGGTTTTGCTAGATAGGAAGGTGGACCAAGTAAGAGATGATAATGACTCACTTAGAGTTCAAGAAAAAGtctaa